One part of the Streptomyces lienomycini genome encodes these proteins:
- a CDS encoding 3-oxoacyl-ACP reductase — translation MSEDIVCRRLVGRTAVVTGAGSGIGLAAVRRLASEGAHVVCGDVDETRGRAAAEETGGIFVKTDVTDPEQVEALFAAAFDTHGSVDVAFNNAGISPPDDDSILETGLEAWKRVQEVNLTSVYLCCKAAIPYMRRQGRGSVINTASFVARMGAATSQISYTASKGGVLALSRELGVQFAREGIRVNALCPGPVNTPLLQELFAKDPERAARRLVHIPLGRFAEAEEIAAAVAFLASDDSSFVNATDFLVDGGISGAYVTPL, via the coding sequence GTGAGCGAAGACATCGTCTGCCGCAGGCTCGTCGGCCGTACCGCCGTCGTCACCGGGGCGGGCAGCGGCATCGGCCTCGCCGCCGTCCGCAGGCTCGCCTCCGAGGGCGCCCACGTCGTCTGCGGCGACGTGGACGAGACCCGGGGCAGGGCGGCGGCCGAGGAGACCGGCGGGATCTTCGTCAAGACCGACGTCACCGACCCGGAGCAGGTCGAGGCGCTGTTCGCGGCGGCGTTCGACACCCACGGCAGCGTCGACGTCGCGTTCAACAACGCCGGGATCTCGCCGCCCGACGACGACTCCATCCTGGAGACCGGCCTGGAGGCGTGGAAGCGCGTCCAGGAGGTCAACCTCACCTCCGTCTACCTGTGCTGCAAGGCCGCCATCCCCTACATGCGGCGCCAGGGCCGGGGGTCCGTCATCAACACCGCCTCCTTCGTGGCCCGGATGGGCGCGGCCACCTCGCAGATCTCGTACACCGCCTCCAAGGGCGGCGTCCTCGCCCTGTCCCGCGAACTGGGCGTGCAGTTCGCACGGGAGGGCATCCGCGTCAACGCGCTCTGCCCGGGACCGGTCAACACCCCACTCCTCCAGGAGCTGTTCGCAAAGGACCCGGAGCGCGCCGCGCGCCGCCTGGTGCACATCCCCCTCGGGCGGTTCGCCGAGGCCGAGGAGATCGCCGCCGCCGTCGCCTTCCTGGCCAGCGACGACTCCTCGTTCGTCAACGCCACCGACTTCCTGGTGGACGGCGGGATCTCGGGGGCGTACGTCACACCGCTGTAG
- a CDS encoding DUF2510 domain-containing protein — MTPPPGWYPDPSAPHQERWWDGTAWTQHRRATAPLGFGPAEGPPVPYPPPEQSDGGRGKAVALTTAAAVLVAAIVAGVLVLDEDDGGPGARTPAVTASATGPSPVSDPPSPSPTPSEPSADDPAVVEDQLNGVTFPLPDGWVRPRHVTEDDVMMTTDGTYDCPADGSVCRHGLVVSRTVTANAESSPRVLARQDIEDAADDAYDRDVVGNRPFGGIESHEEVASGPVAVAGRAGYYVRWRVTTNKGPGGYVQSLVFPSTVGTESPVLVRYVFDAGEDGPPLADMDRITKGIRPVGDAATGGGVGSGIGPTD, encoded by the coding sequence ATGACGCCGCCGCCCGGCTGGTACCCCGACCCGTCGGCCCCGCACCAGGAACGCTGGTGGGACGGCACGGCCTGGACGCAGCACCGGCGGGCCACCGCACCCCTCGGGTTCGGGCCCGCCGAGGGACCGCCGGTACCGTACCCGCCGCCGGAGCAGTCGGACGGCGGCCGCGGGAAGGCCGTCGCCCTCACCACCGCCGCGGCCGTCCTGGTGGCGGCGATCGTCGCCGGCGTGCTCGTCCTGGACGAGGACGACGGCGGCCCCGGGGCACGGACGCCGGCGGTCACGGCGAGCGCCACCGGCCCCTCGCCGGTGAGTGACCCGCCGTCCCCCTCGCCCACCCCGTCCGAACCCTCCGCCGACGACCCCGCGGTGGTCGAGGACCAGCTCAACGGCGTCACCTTCCCCCTGCCGGACGGCTGGGTCAGGCCGCGGCACGTCACCGAGGACGACGTCATGATGACCACCGACGGCACCTACGACTGCCCCGCCGACGGCAGCGTGTGCCGGCACGGCCTCGTCGTCTCCCGCACCGTCACGGCGAACGCCGAGTCCTCCCCCCGGGTCCTGGCCCGGCAGGACATCGAGGACGCGGCCGACGACGCCTACGACCGCGACGTGGTCGGCAACAGACCCTTCGGCGGCATCGAGTCCCACGAGGAGGTGGCGTCCGGCCCCGTCGCCGTCGCCGGACGCGCCGGGTACTACGTGCGCTGGCGCGTGACGACGAACAAGGGGCCCGGCGGCTACGTGCAGTCGCTGGTGTTCCCCTCCACCGTCGGCACCGAGTCCCCGGTCCTCGTCCGCTACGTCTTCGACGCGGGCGAGGACGGGCCGCCGCTGGCCGACATGGACCGGATCACCAAGGGCATCCGGCCCGTCGGCGACGCGGCCACGGGCGGCGGCGTGGGCAGCGGCATCGGCCCCACCGACTGA
- a CDS encoding aldehyde dehydrogenase family protein, whose translation MSHEFHESPELVVLNPATEEVVATVPAATAADVDAAVARAARAQTAWAALAPGDRARLLRRFAAGVDAHLEELARLEVAEAGHVIGNARWEAGNVRDLLDYAAGGVERLTGRQIPVAGGLDVTILEPLGVVGVIAPWNFPMPIAAWATAPALAAGNAVLLKPAETTPLTALRLAELALAAGLPEGLFQVLPGHGPVAGDALVEHPGVAKIVFTGSTAVGRRVAAKAAALLKPVTLELGGKSPNIVFADADIEAAAAAAPMSFLDNSGQDCCARTRVLVQRSVYDRFLALLAPAVEAVRVGDPADESTDMGPLISRAQLDRVRSYVPDDAAGIRGKAPEGGPGFWYPPTVLTGVDAHARVAVEEVFGPVAVVLPFDDEADAVRLADATAYGLSGSLWTRDVGRALRVSSALRAGNLSVNSHASVRYWTPFGGFKQSGLGRELGPDALTAFTETKNVFISNTPSSTEGPAQ comes from the coding sequence TTGTCGCACGAGTTCCACGAGTCGCCCGAACTGGTCGTACTGAACCCCGCCACCGAAGAGGTCGTCGCCACCGTCCCCGCCGCCACCGCGGCCGACGTGGACGCCGCCGTCGCACGCGCCGCGCGGGCGCAGACCGCCTGGGCCGCCCTCGCCCCCGGCGACCGGGCCCGGCTGCTGCGCCGCTTCGCCGCCGGTGTCGACGCGCACCTGGAGGAGCTGGCCCGACTGGAGGTCGCGGAGGCCGGGCACGTCATCGGCAACGCCCGCTGGGAGGCCGGCAACGTCCGCGACCTGCTCGACTACGCCGCCGGGGGAGTGGAGCGGCTCACCGGACGCCAGATCCCGGTCGCCGGCGGCCTGGACGTCACGATCCTCGAACCCCTCGGCGTCGTCGGCGTCATCGCCCCCTGGAACTTCCCGATGCCCATCGCGGCCTGGGCCACCGCACCGGCCCTCGCGGCGGGCAACGCGGTCCTCCTCAAGCCCGCCGAGACGACCCCGCTCACCGCGCTGCGCCTGGCCGAACTCGCCCTGGCCGCAGGCCTTCCCGAGGGCCTGTTCCAGGTGCTGCCCGGGCACGGGCCGGTCGCGGGCGACGCGCTCGTCGAGCACCCCGGCGTCGCCAAGATCGTCTTCACCGGGTCCACGGCCGTGGGCCGACGGGTGGCCGCCAAGGCCGCGGCGCTGCTCAAACCCGTCACCCTCGAACTCGGCGGCAAGAGCCCCAACATCGTCTTCGCCGACGCCGACATCGAGGCCGCCGCGGCCGCCGCGCCCATGTCCTTCCTCGACAACAGCGGGCAGGACTGCTGCGCCCGTACCCGCGTCCTCGTCCAGCGGTCCGTGTACGACCGCTTCCTCGCCCTCCTCGCCCCCGCCGTCGAAGCCGTCCGCGTCGGCGACCCGGCCGACGAGAGCACCGACATGGGCCCGCTGATCTCCCGCGCCCAACTGGACCGCGTCCGCTCCTACGTCCCCGACGACGCCGCGGGCATCCGCGGCAAGGCACCCGAGGGCGGCCCCGGCTTCTGGTACCCGCCGACCGTCCTCACCGGCGTCGACGCGCACGCGCGCGTGGCCGTCGAGGAGGTCTTCGGGCCCGTCGCCGTCGTCCTGCCCTTCGACGACGAGGCCGACGCGGTCCGCCTGGCCGACGCCACCGCCTACGGCCTGTCCGGCTCGCTGTGGACCCGGGACGTCGGCCGCGCCCTGCGCGTGTCGAGTGCGCTCCGCGCCGGGAACCTGTCCGTCAACTCCCACGCGAGCGTGCGCTACTGGACGCCGTTCGGCGGATTCAAGCAGTCCGGCCTCGGCCGCGAACTCGGTCCGGACGCGCTGACCGCGTTCACCGAGACCAAGAACGTCTTCATCAGCAACACCCCATCGAGCACGGAGGGCCCCGCACAGTGA
- a CDS encoding amino acid deaminase/aldolase, giving the protein MTARATDRARYDRATAHLDAPVAIVDLAAFDANADDLVRRAGGKPIRVASKSVRCRALLERALARDGFAGVMSFTLAESLWLARSGFEDVLLAYPSADRAGYAELSADPKLAAAVTVMVDDPAQLDLVDAARDGGREVVRVCLELDTSLRLLGGRVRVGARRSPLHSPAEVAELARAVARRPGFEVVGIMAYEGHVAGVGDAVAGRPLRSRAVRLMQAAARRELAERRAAVVRAVRAVAPGLEFVNGGGTGSVQHTAAEDAVTEIAAGSGLYVPRLFDNYTSFRGRPAALFAQPVVRRPGVGVVTVLGGGYPASGAAGADRLPVPYLPEGLRYDPQEGAGEVQTPLLGTPADDLLIGDKVWFRHAKAGELCERFDALHLVEGDAVTATVPTYRGEGLTFL; this is encoded by the coding sequence CGCCAACGCGGACGACCTGGTCCGCCGGGCCGGCGGGAAACCGATCCGGGTTGCCAGCAAGTCCGTACGCTGTCGTGCGCTGCTGGAACGCGCCCTGGCCAGGGACGGCTTCGCGGGCGTCATGTCGTTCACGCTGGCCGAGTCCCTGTGGCTGGCGCGCTCCGGTTTCGAGGACGTGCTGCTCGCCTACCCCTCGGCGGACCGTGCCGGATACGCCGAACTGAGCGCCGATCCGAAGCTCGCCGCCGCCGTGACCGTGATGGTCGACGACCCGGCGCAGTTGGACCTCGTCGACGCGGCGCGCGACGGCGGCCGCGAAGTCGTGCGGGTCTGCCTGGAGTTGGACACCTCGCTCCGGCTGCTCGGCGGACGGGTGCGGGTCGGGGCCCGCCGCTCCCCGCTGCACTCCCCCGCCGAGGTCGCCGAGCTGGCCCGCGCGGTGGCCCGCCGGCCCGGGTTCGAGGTCGTCGGCATCATGGCGTACGAGGGTCATGTCGCGGGTGTCGGGGACGCGGTGGCCGGGCGGCCGCTGCGGTCGCGGGCGGTGCGGCTGATGCAGGCCGCCGCGCGCCGGGAACTGGCCGAGCGGCGGGCCGCCGTGGTGCGGGCGGTCCGGGCCGTGGCGCCCGGCCTGGAGTTCGTCAACGGCGGCGGCACGGGCAGCGTGCAGCACACCGCCGCCGAGGACGCGGTCACGGAGATCGCCGCCGGGTCCGGGCTGTACGTGCCGCGGCTGTTCGACAACTACACGTCGTTCCGCGGCCGTCCGGCGGCGTTGTTCGCGCAGCCCGTCGTACGGCGGCCGGGCGTCGGCGTGGTGACCGTGCTCGGCGGCGGATATCCGGCGTCCGGCGCGGCGGGTGCCGACCGGCTGCCGGTGCCGTATCTGCCCGAAGGGCTGCGCTACGACCCCCAGGAGGGCGCCGGCGAGGTGCAGACGCCGCTGCTGGGGACGCCCGCCGACGACCTGCTCATCGGCGACAAGGTGTGGTTCCGGCACGCCAAGGCCGGTGAGCTGTGCGAGCGGTTCGACGCGCTGCACCTGGTGGAGGGGGACGCGGTGACGGCGACGGTGCCGACGTACCGGGGCGAGGGACTCACCTTCCTCTAG
- the glnA4 gene encoding gamma-glutamylethanolamide synthetase GlnA4: MADRTPPLGVEELHALVAAGDIDTVVLAFPDMQGRLQGKRFAARFFLDEVLAHGTEGCNYLLAVDAEMNTVDGYAMSSWDRGYGDFAMHADPATLRRLPWNEGTAMLVADLAWEDGSPVLAAPRQILRRQLERLAGHGYTAQVGTELEFIVFRDTYEHAWDAGYRGLTPANQYNVDYSVLGTGRVEPLLRRIRNEMAGAGLTVESAKGECNPGQHEIAFRYDEALVTCDQHAVYKTGAKEIAAQEGMSLTFMAKYNEREGNSCHIHLSLADTGGDSVMADGAGMSDVMRHFLAGQLVALREFSLLHAPHINSYKRFQPGSFAPTAVAWGHDNRTCALRVVGHGRSLRFENRLPGGDVNPYLAVAGMVAAGLHGVEQRLELPEPCPGNAYAADYEHVPTTLREAAELWENSTLAKAAFGDEVVAHYRNMARVELDAYDAAVTDWELRRSFERM, encoded by the coding sequence GTGGCAGACCGCACACCCCCGCTCGGGGTCGAGGAACTGCACGCCCTCGTCGCCGCCGGTGACATCGACACCGTCGTCCTGGCCTTCCCCGACATGCAGGGCCGCCTCCAGGGCAAGCGGTTCGCCGCCCGCTTCTTCCTCGACGAGGTCCTGGCCCACGGCACCGAGGGCTGCAACTACCTCCTCGCCGTCGACGCCGAGATGAACACCGTCGACGGCTACGCGATGTCCTCCTGGGACCGCGGCTACGGCGACTTCGCGATGCACGCCGACCCCGCCACCCTGCGCCGGCTGCCCTGGAACGAGGGCACCGCGATGCTCGTCGCCGACCTCGCCTGGGAGGACGGCTCCCCGGTGCTCGCCGCGCCCCGCCAGATCCTGCGCCGCCAGCTGGAGCGGCTCGCCGGACACGGATACACCGCGCAGGTCGGCACCGAGCTGGAGTTCATCGTCTTCCGGGACACCTACGAACACGCCTGGGACGCGGGCTACCGCGGCCTGACCCCGGCCAACCAGTACAACGTCGACTACTCCGTCCTCGGCACCGGCCGCGTCGAACCCCTGCTGCGCCGCATCCGCAACGAGATGGCCGGCGCGGGCCTCACCGTCGAGTCGGCGAAGGGCGAGTGCAACCCCGGCCAGCACGAGATCGCCTTCCGCTACGACGAGGCCCTCGTCACCTGCGACCAGCACGCCGTCTACAAGACCGGCGCCAAGGAGATCGCCGCCCAGGAGGGCATGTCCCTCACCTTCATGGCCAAGTACAACGAGCGGGAGGGCAACTCCTGCCACATCCACCTCTCGCTCGCCGACACCGGGGGCGACAGCGTGATGGCCGACGGGGCGGGCATGTCCGACGTCATGCGGCACTTCCTCGCCGGACAACTGGTGGCGCTGCGCGAGTTCTCCCTCCTCCACGCCCCGCACATCAACTCCTACAAGCGCTTCCAGCCCGGCTCCTTCGCCCCGACCGCCGTCGCCTGGGGCCACGACAACCGCACCTGCGCCCTGCGCGTCGTCGGCCACGGCCGCTCGCTGCGCTTCGAGAACCGGCTCCCCGGCGGCGACGTCAACCCCTACCTCGCGGTGGCCGGCATGGTCGCCGCCGGACTGCACGGCGTCGAGCAGCGGCTGGAGCTGCCCGAGCCCTGCCCCGGCAACGCGTACGCCGCCGACTACGAGCACGTCCCCACCACCCTGCGCGAGGCCGCCGAACTGTGGGAGAACAGCACCCTCGCCAAGGCGGCCTTCGGGGACGAGGTCGTCGCCCACTACCGCAACATGGCCCGCGTCGAACTGGACGCCTACGACGCCGCCGTCACCGACTGGGAACTGCGCCGCTCCTTCGAACGCATGTGA